One segment of Erigeron canadensis isolate Cc75 chromosome 2, C_canadensis_v1, whole genome shotgun sequence DNA contains the following:
- the LOC122587903 gene encoding zinc finger MYM-type protein 1-like, protein MHVLVDLDNLPWDPADRKRILEYHPNQRDEIRRKKWLRGPCQSRGHKFPKRVIGNQERAFSPNWFNKYGNWLEYSIKLDKVFCLCCYLCRDYIVNQSGSDAYVTQGFNSWNKTERLKSHVGDINSFHNRALKNCEDLMKPNQSIGVALHKQDDIVKNANRIRLNATIDACRYCLKCALAFRGHDEKKTSLFKGNFLELMDLILSQNEELHKLPKAAGNNQYLAPSIQKDIATCFEVEVLKSIFKDIGDDVFALLVDESSDVSKKEQMAIVLRYVDTHGLVKERFVGLVHVMETSSSSLKASIDEFFVKHNLSLM, encoded by the coding sequence ATGCATGTATTAGTTGATTTAGATAATCTTCCATGGGATCCCGCTGATAGGAAAAGGATTCTTGAATATCACCCTAATCAAAGAGATGAGATAAGACGAAAAAAATGGCTTAGGGGACCTTGTCAATCACGTGGTCATAAGTTCCCAAAAAGGGTAATAGGGAATCAAGAAAGGGCTTTTAGCCCGAATTGGTTTAACAAGTATGGGAATTGGTTAGAATATAGTATCAAATTGGATAAAGTCTTTTGCTTGTGTTGTTATTTATGTAGAGATTATATTGTCAATCAAAGTGGTAGTGATGCTTATGTGACACAAGGCTTTAATAGTTGGAATAAGACGGAGAGACTTAAGAGTCATGTTGGTGATATTAATAGTTTTCACAATAGAGCACTTAAAAATTGTGAAGATCTAATGAAACCAAATCAATCTATTGGTGTTGCCCTTCATAAGCAAGATGATATTGTTAAGAATGCGAATCGAATTAGATTAAATGCTACAATTGATGCTTGTAGATATTGCTTAAAATGTGCATTAGCATTCCGTGGACATGATGAGAAGAAAACGTCTCTTTTTAAAGGTAACTTCTTGGAGTTAATGGACTTAATTTTAAGTCAAAACGAAGAGCTTCATAAGTTGCCAAAAGCGGCGGGGAATAATCAATATTTGGCTCCAAGTATTCAAAAAGATATTGCTACTTGCTTTGAAGTGGAAGTActtaaatctatttttaaagatattggTGATGATGTTTTTGCATTATTAGTTGATGAGTCTAGTGATGTATCAAAAAAAGAGCAAATGGCAATAGTTTTAAGATATGTTGATACTCATGGACTTGTTAAAGAGAGATTTGTGGGTCTTGTTCATGTAATGGAAACTTCTTCTTCGTCTCTTAAAGCTtccattgatgaattttttgTTAAACATAATTTGAGTTTGATGTAG
- the LOC122587904 gene encoding zinc finger MYM-type protein 1-like codes for MRGEFNGLKAKILEENNSAYYVHCFAHQLQLVVVAVARNHLGVVNFFDKLSTLMNVVLASCKRTDILREKEKERVANDIHCGLLTTGSGLNQELSLTRPGDTRWNSHYRTFLRLEVLFPSVLSVLDYVKKEGTNGSTQNKAIGLKRYLSSFDCMFLLHLMSHILGITDVLSRALQRKDQDILEVVSMVNSTKRKLQEYRLNGFERLLEKVSLFCVKHGIKLLKMDEIYVNKRCQRDNITNRHYYEFKSFNTILDLIIIEFDDRFSEASTKLLDNMAALNPCASFSNFDVSKLVIKVSEVK; via the coding sequence ATGCGTGGTGAGTTTAATGGTTTGAAAGCAAAAATCTTAGAAGAAAATAATTCGGCATATTATGTACATTGTTTTGCTCACCAACTTCAACTGGTGGTTGTAGCGGTTGCAAGAAATCATTTGGGCGTAGTGAATTTCTTTGACAAGTTATCTACTTTGATGAATGTGGTTTTGGCTTCATGTAAACGAACAGACATTTTGCGGGAAAAGGAGAAAGAGAGAGTGGCAAATGATATTCATTGTGGTTTACTTACAACAGGAAGTGGCTTAAACCAAGAGCTTTCTCTAACACGGCCCGGAGATACAAGATGGAACTCTCATTATAGAACATTTTTGCGTTTGGAAGTTTTGTTTCCATCCGTTCTTAGCGTACTTGATTATGTTAAAAAGGAAGGAACAAATGGTTCTACACAGAATAAGGCAATTGGTCTCAAACGGTATTTAAGTTCATTTGATTGTATGTTTCTTTTGCATTTGATGTCACACATTTTAGGGATCACGGATGTATTGTCACGGgcacttcaaagaaaagatcaAGACATTTTGGAAGTGGTTTCAATGGTGAATTCTACAAAAAGAAAACTTCAAGAGTATAGGCTTAATGGGTTTGAGCGACTTTTAGAGAAAGTCTCTTTGTTTTGTGTGAAACATGGCATCAAGTTGTTGAAAATGGATGAAATTTATGTTAATAAAAGATGCCAAAGGGACAACATTACCAATCGACATTATTATGAGTTTAAATCTTTCAATACCATATTGGATTTGATCATCATTGAATTTGACGATCGTTTTAGTGAGGCTAGCACCAAATTACTTGACAATATGGCCGCTTTGAATCCATGTGCTTCATTCTCTAACTTTGATGTATCAAAGTTAGTAATCAAAGTTAGTGAAGTTAAGTGA